The Trueperaceae bacterium genome window below encodes:
- a CDS encoding YbaB/EbfC family nucleoid-associated protein — MNIQKLMKEAQRAQQKMAEAQERLAEMTVEGSAGAGMVTAVAKGDGTIASVRIDRSVVDPEDVEMLEDLVTAAVSEAQRRAKELQERELGSVMGGMAGLGGLF; from the coding sequence ATGAACATCCAGAAGCTGATGAAGGAGGCGCAGAGGGCCCAGCAGAAGATGGCCGAGGCCCAGGAGCGCCTGGCGGAGATGACGGTGGAGGGGTCGGCCGGCGCCGGCATGGTCACGGCCGTGGCCAAGGGCGACGGCACGATCGCGTCGGTGCGCATCGACAGGAGCGTCGTCGACCCCGAGGACGTGGAGATGCTCGAGGACCTCGTGACGGCCGCGGTGTCGGAGGCGCAGCGGCGGGCGAAGGAGCTGCAGGAGCGGGAGCTCGGCTCGGTCATGGGCGGCATGGCCGGCCTGGGAGGGCTCTTCTGA
- a CDS encoding folylpolyglutamate synthase/dihydrofolate synthase family protein: MKSTPALDWLFGLQRFGMRPGLERVGALLAAEGLPAPGTRVVLVAGTNGKGSVARLVAAALTASGRRTGSFFSPHLERVGERVRVDGEESTTASLEDAVAAVRPAAERLGCTFFEVVTAAALHRFREEGVGWAVMEAGMGGRYDATNALDPVLAVITGVALDHQAVLGDTVEAIARDKAGVLRPGVPAVTGARGEALAAIASEAAALGAPLLALGRDFRVAVGRAGWDGVEATVAGSVAGLPLALRSPLVGAHQARNLAVASVASLVLGVEGEAVRDAFAHTAWPGRLERIDADRAWVLDGAHNPEAAAALAAALDELCAEPAALVVGVSRDKDLAGVLGPLVRRARLVVATRASSSPRAALPSELAASARRAGAAGAVREAPDAAAALGLARDLTREGDLVLVAGSLFLVGEVRSLLRGEAPEGRERWQ; the protein is encoded by the coding sequence GTGAAGAGCACGCCGGCGCTCGACTGGCTCTTCGGCCTCCAGCGCTTCGGCATGCGCCCGGGCCTGGAGAGGGTCGGGGCGCTGCTGGCCGCGGAGGGCCTGCCGGCGCCGGGCACGCGCGTCGTGCTGGTCGCGGGCACGAACGGCAAGGGCTCGGTCGCGCGGCTCGTCGCCGCGGCTCTCACGGCGTCGGGGAGGCGCACCGGCTCGTTCTTCAGCCCGCACCTCGAGCGCGTAGGCGAGCGGGTGCGCGTCGACGGCGAGGAGTCGACGACCGCGTCGCTGGAGGACGCCGTCGCCGCCGTGAGGCCGGCGGCAGAGCGCCTGGGCTGCACGTTCTTCGAGGTCGTGACCGCCGCGGCCCTGCACCGTTTCCGCGAGGAGGGCGTGGGCTGGGCGGTCATGGAGGCTGGCATGGGCGGCCGCTACGACGCCACGAACGCGCTCGACCCGGTGCTCGCGGTGATCACCGGCGTCGCGCTCGACCACCAGGCCGTCCTGGGCGACACGGTCGAGGCCATCGCCCGCGACAAGGCCGGCGTGCTGCGGCCCGGCGTGCCGGCGGTCACGGGCGCGCGGGGTGAGGCCCTGGCGGCCATCGCGTCGGAGGCCGCGGCGCTGGGCGCGCCGCTCCTCGCGCTGGGCCGCGACTTCCGCGTGGCCGTGGGGCGTGCCGGCTGGGACGGCGTCGAGGCGACCGTCGCCGGGAGCGTGGCCGGGCTCCCCCTCGCGCTGCGCTCGCCCCTCGTCGGCGCGCACCAGGCGCGCAACCTCGCGGTCGCGTCCGTGGCGTCGCTGGTCCTCGGGGTCGAGGGCGAGGCGGTGCGCGACGCCTTCGCGCACACCGCCTGGCCGGGTCGGCTCGAGAGGATCGACGCGGACCGAGCCTGGGTGCTCGACGGCGCCCACAACCCTGAGGCCGCCGCGGCCCTCGCCGCGGCGCTCGACGAGCTCTGCGCCGAGCCGGCCGCCCTCGTCGTGGGCGTCTCGCGCGACAAGGACCTCGCGGGCGTGCTGGGGCCGCTCGTGAGGCGCGCGCGGCTCGTGGTGGCGACGCGGGCGTCCTCGTCGCCGCGCGCCGCGCTGCCCTCCGAGCTGGCCGCGTCCGCGAGGCGGGCCGGCGCCGCGGGCGCGGTGCGCGAGGCGCCGGACGCGGCGGCCGCCCTGGGCCTCGCCAGGGACCTCACGCGCGAGGGCGACCTCGTGCTCGTCGCGGGGTCGCTGTTCCTGGTGGGGGAGGTCAGGTCGCTGCTGCGGGGCGAGGCGCCGGAGGGCAGGGAGCGCTGGCAGTGA
- a CDS encoding HD domain-containing protein, with product MRWSARWALNAALRTLQAAFPALADPDDEWALAVLEPAERRLYAAMPPAERAHAVKVARCLASRRPDAPREALRAALLHDVGKAGSSGHVAHRVLAHLLPEPDVPPEPRLSGLAGARQARRHHAAYGALMVLDASADARVAWLVRHHHDPRGDAEAELIKACDEDT from the coding sequence GTGAGGTGGAGCGCCAGGTGGGCCCTCAACGCCGCCCTCAGGACCCTGCAGGCGGCGTTCCCCGCGCTCGCCGACCCCGACGACGAGTGGGCGCTCGCGGTCCTCGAGCCCGCCGAGCGGCGCCTCTACGCCGCGATGCCGCCGGCGGAGCGGGCGCACGCGGTGAAGGTCGCGCGCTGCCTGGCCTCGCGACGCCCCGACGCGCCGCGAGAGGCGCTGCGGGCGGCGCTGCTCCACGACGTGGGCAAGGCGGGCAGCAGCGGCCACGTCGCGCACCGCGTCCTCGCCCACCTGCTCCCCGAGCCCGACGTGCCGCCGGAGCCGCGCCTGAGCGGGCTGGCCGGCGCCAGGCAGGCGCGTCGCCACCACGCCGCCTACGGCGCGCTGATGGTCCTCGACGCCTCCGCCGACGCCAGGGTCGCGTGGCTCGTCAGGCACCACCACGACCCGCGCGGCGACGCCGAGGCGGAGCTGATCAAGGCCTGCGACGAGGACACGTGA
- a CDS encoding glycerol-3-phosphate acyltransferase yields MSAPLVALALGYLLGGFPTAYLLARARGKDVFAVGSGSMGAMNTARNVAPALGVAVLLVDAGKGALAAFLGGLLAGLEPGQDPLLASLLGALGSVAGHCFSPYVGFRGGKGLATAFGALLVVHPAPPLYGLVLLVALLLLVRDGDAAMLVTIVLFPVVVLLALDRQGWPREATFTATTVVAAMSVVGLVRLAVGRWRARRGYRQEPG; encoded by the coding sequence GTGAGCGCGCCGCTCGTGGCGCTGGCGCTCGGCTACCTGCTGGGCGGCTTCCCCACCGCCTACCTGCTGGCCAGGGCGCGCGGCAAGGACGTCTTCGCGGTCGGCTCCGGCTCGATGGGGGCGATGAACACCGCGCGCAACGTGGCGCCGGCCCTGGGCGTGGCCGTCCTGCTCGTCGACGCCGGCAAGGGGGCGCTGGCGGCGTTCCTCGGGGGCCTCCTCGCCGGCCTCGAGCCCGGCCAGGACCCGCTCCTCGCCTCGCTCCTCGGCGCGCTCGGGTCCGTGGCGGGGCACTGCTTCTCCCCCTACGTGGGCTTCCGCGGCGGCAAGGGCCTGGCGACGGCGTTCGGCGCCCTGCTCGTCGTGCACCCGGCGCCGCCGCTCTACGGCCTGGTCCTCCTCGTCGCCCTGCTGCTGCTCGTGCGCGACGGCGACGCGGCCATGCTCGTCACGATCGTCCTCTTCCCCGTCGTGGTGCTGCTCGCGCTCGACAGGCAGGGCTGGCCCCGCGAGGCCACGTTCACCGCGACGACGGTGGTGGCGGCGATGTCCGTCGTCGGCCTCGTCAGGCTGGCGGTCGGCCGGTGGCGGGCGCGGCGCGGCTACCGGCAGGAACCGGGCTAG
- a CDS encoding patatin-like phospholipase family protein: MSEAGSGAAVGVALGGGAARGVAHVGALKALDAAGVRVAGVAGTSYGAVIAALYALGSPALEIERTVRAQDVAELWRQALDFGLHEGGLVRGRRLSSWLDRKFFMGATFADVRVPLAIACTDLATGRLRVLRSGAIADAVRASCALPGVFAPVRLGDEVLIDGGLVETVPFRALETLGVPLMIGVHAGVDVSRSRFVRAVRRLAASRRGRAYYRRTGALGARGAARQLARGLAISARSYSRPVRAPRGAYVVSVDPGVAWWDFHRSPQSIAAGEAAMAALLRRLREEGRLAARSGDERAALRAV; this comes from the coding sequence ATGTCCGAGGCGGGCAGCGGCGCGGCCGTCGGGGTCGCCCTCGGCGGCGGCGCGGCCCGCGGGGTGGCGCACGTGGGGGCCCTCAAGGCGCTCGACGCCGCCGGGGTGCGAGTCGCCGGCGTGGCCGGCACGAGCTACGGAGCCGTGATAGCGGCGCTCTACGCGCTGGGCAGCCCCGCGCTCGAGATCGAGCGCACGGTGCGCGCCCAGGACGTCGCCGAGCTGTGGCGGCAGGCCCTCGACTTCGGCCTGCACGAGGGCGGCCTGGTGCGCGGACGGCGCCTGTCGAGCTGGCTCGACCGGAAGTTCTTCATGGGCGCCACGTTCGCCGACGTCCGCGTGCCCCTGGCCATCGCCTGCACCGACCTCGCCACCGGCCGCCTGCGCGTCCTGCGGTCCGGCGCGATCGCCGACGCCGTGCGGGCCTCGTGCGCCCTGCCCGGCGTCTTCGCCCCGGTGCGCCTGGGCGACGAGGTGCTCATCGACGGCGGCCTGGTCGAGACGGTCCCGTTCCGGGCGTTGGAGACCCTGGGGGTCCCGCTGATGATCGGCGTCCACGCCGGCGTCGACGTCAGCCGCTCGCGCTTCGTCAGGGCGGTCAGGCGCCTCGCCGCCTCGCGGCGCGGACGCGCCTACTACCGCCGCACGGGGGCGCTCGGCGCGCGCGGCGCCGCGAGGCAGCTCGCGCGCGGCCTGGCGATCTCCGCGCGCTCCTACAGCCGGCCCGTGCGCGCGCCGCGCGGCGCCTACGTGGTGTCGGTCGACCCTGGCGTCGCCTGGTGGGACTTCCACCGCTCGCCGCAGTCGATCGCGGCGGGCGAGGCGGCGATGGCGGCGCTCCTGCGCCGCCTGCGCGAGGAGGGTCGGTTGGCCGCGCGGAGCGGCGACGAGCGCGCCGCGCTGCGGGCCGTGTGA
- the dnaX gene encoding DNA polymerase III subunit gamma/tau codes for MTALYQRARPYTFDQVVGQEHVKDVLASAVARGLTGHAYLFSGPRGVGKTTTARLMAMAVNCEREDPADRPCGECESCRLVRDGAHPDVIELDAASNNSVDDVRALRERVGLASLRGGTRVWILDEAHMLSRPAANALLKTLEEPPPGLMFVLATTEPEKLPPTILSRCQHFRFRRLTDAEILGKLARLCSEAGVEAEEAALALVARAADGAMRDAESLLERLLVGGGPITASAAEDALGLPPRERLVALAEALIGGDLAALLPQAGDLYRAGFAPRTVAEQLGRTLRDLLHEALGRGDDASRLVALIHALDEEQDRFTRRDDLYGLEVALIKAAGAGASAQGARGAASEEPVVADAPPSRPSAAEAPPPGPAGDAPGAPDAEAAPDRAPAGAEGAGGAGRRQFSWHAVRSAAAPQLKALLQPAQAAEEGGRVTVTFGENWRFHYEQVLARRAELEELIARVAGPGLTVELKGPRGSGSGGRRRLAAGADDAPATGPRSAGGARTGGAPGPAARGGDAASGREAAAPTPDLPDAAPGEEPDDEAGTDDAAPAEAEAPSAVDEAYEELPAGFWDESPAEPLGEAAEETPAGSAPGSSLAQLQQLFPGRVIEFRPRAPRGESALGDAAPDASEDEPQGYDDEGQDRLEFGAAPDDR; via the coding sequence ATGACGGCCCTCTACCAGCGCGCCAGGCCCTACACCTTCGACCAGGTCGTGGGGCAGGAGCACGTCAAGGACGTGCTGGCCTCGGCCGTGGCGCGGGGCCTCACCGGTCACGCCTACCTGTTCTCGGGGCCTCGCGGCGTCGGCAAGACGACGACGGCGCGCCTCATGGCGATGGCCGTGAACTGCGAGCGGGAGGACCCCGCCGACAGACCCTGCGGCGAGTGCGAGTCGTGCCGCCTGGTGCGCGACGGCGCCCATCCCGACGTGATCGAGCTCGACGCCGCCTCGAACAACTCGGTCGACGACGTGCGGGCCCTGCGCGAGCGCGTGGGGCTGGCCAGCCTGCGCGGCGGCACGCGCGTGTGGATCCTCGACGAGGCCCACATGCTCAGCCGGCCGGCCGCGAACGCGCTGCTGAAGACGCTCGAGGAGCCGCCGCCCGGGCTGATGTTCGTGCTCGCCACCACCGAGCCGGAGAAGCTGCCGCCCACGATCCTCTCCCGCTGCCAGCACTTCAGGTTCAGGCGCCTCACCGACGCCGAGATCCTCGGCAAGCTCGCGCGCCTCTGCTCCGAGGCCGGCGTGGAGGCCGAGGAGGCGGCGCTGGCCCTCGTCGCCAGGGCGGCCGACGGCGCGATGCGCGACGCGGAGTCGCTGCTCGAGCGGCTGCTCGTCGGCGGCGGTCCCATCACGGCGTCCGCGGCGGAGGACGCGCTGGGCCTGCCGCCCCGCGAGCGGCTCGTCGCCCTCGCCGAGGCCCTCATCGGCGGCGACCTGGCCGCGCTACTCCCGCAGGCGGGCGACCTCTACCGCGCTGGCTTCGCGCCGCGCACGGTCGCCGAGCAGCTCGGCCGCACCCTGCGCGACCTCCTCCACGAGGCCCTGGGGCGCGGAGACGACGCGTCGCGGCTCGTGGCGCTGATCCACGCGCTCGACGAGGAGCAGGACAGGTTCACCCGCCGCGACGACCTCTACGGCCTGGAGGTCGCGTTGATCAAGGCCGCCGGCGCCGGCGCGTCCGCCCAGGGCGCGCGCGGGGCCGCGTCGGAGGAGCCCGTGGTCGCGGACGCCCCGCCCTCGCGCCCGAGCGCCGCGGAAGCGCCGCCGCCGGGCCCCGCCGGGGACGCTCCGGGGGCCCCTGACGCGGAGGCCGCGCCCGACCGGGCCCCCGCGGGCGCGGAGGGCGCCGGCGGCGCGGGCCGGCGACAGTTCTCCTGGCACGCCGTGCGCTCGGCCGCCGCGCCGCAGCTCAAGGCCCTCCTGCAGCCCGCGCAGGCCGCCGAGGAGGGCGGCCGCGTCACGGTCACCTTCGGCGAGAACTGGCGCTTCCACTACGAGCAGGTGCTCGCCCGCCGCGCGGAGCTCGAGGAGCTGATCGCGCGGGTCGCCGGGCCGGGCCTCACCGTCGAGCTCAAGGGCCCGCGCGGCAGCGGCTCGGGCGGGCGGCGCAGGCTCGCCGCGGGCGCCGACGACGCGCCCGCCACCGGTCCGCGGAGCGCCGGAGGGGCGAGGACGGGAGGAGCGCCCGGCCCGGCAGCGCGCGGCGGCGACGCCGCGTCGGGCCGGGAGGCCGCAGCGCCGACCCCGGACCTCCCCGACGCGGCGCCAGGCGAGGAGCCAGACGACGAGGCGGGCACCGACGACGCGGCGCCAGCCGAGGCCGAGGCGCCGTCGGCGGTGGACGAGGCGTACGAGGAGCTGCCGGCCGGCTTCTGGGACGAGTCGCCCGCCGAGCCGCTGGGCGAAGCGGCCGAGGAGACGCCCGCCGGGTCCGCGCCCGGCTCCTCGCTGGCCCAGCTCCAGCAGCTCTTCCCCGGACGCGTGATCGAGTTCAGGCCGCGCGCGCCGCGGGGCGAGAGCGCCCTGGGCGACGCAGCGCCGGATGCGTCCGAGGACGAACCCCAGGGATACGATGACGAAGGACAGGACCGCCTCGAGTTCGGCGCCGCGCCGGACGACCGCTGA
- the recR gene encoding recombination mediator RecR encodes MRYPTPLTTLIRELGRLPGIGPKSAQRLAFHLFNRPEEDVRALAEALLGAKSGLARCPVCFNVMSAGEEACAVCTDETRDRATICVVEQPADVLAIERSGEFRGLYHVLHGALSPMNGVGPEELTVAALLDRLAGVSEVVLATSTTVEGEATALYLARQLQDLPITVSRIAYGLPVGGDLEYADEVTLGRAISNRRAV; translated from the coding sequence GTGAGGTACCCCACCCCCCTCACCACGCTGATACGCGAGCTGGGGCGGCTGCCCGGCATCGGGCCGAAGAGCGCCCAGCGCCTCGCCTTCCACCTCTTCAACAGGCCGGAGGAGGACGTCAGGGCGCTGGCCGAGGCGCTGTTGGGCGCCAAGAGCGGCCTGGCGCGCTGCCCCGTCTGCTTCAACGTCATGAGCGCCGGCGAGGAGGCCTGCGCCGTCTGCACCGACGAGACGCGCGACCGCGCGACGATCTGCGTCGTCGAGCAGCCCGCCGACGTGCTGGCGATCGAGAGGAGCGGCGAGTTCCGCGGCCTCTACCACGTGCTGCACGGCGCCCTCAGCCCCATGAACGGCGTGGGCCCCGAGGAGCTCACGGTCGCGGCCCTCCTGGACCGCCTCGCCGGCGTCTCCGAGGTCGTGCTGGCCACGTCCACGACGGTCGAGGGCGAGGCCACGGCGCTCTACCTCGCCAGGCAGCTGCAGGACCTGCCCATCACCGTGAGCCGCATCGCCTACGGCCTGCCGGTGGGCGGCGACCTCGAGTACGCCGACGAGGTCACGCTCGGCAGGGCCATCAGCAACCGGCGCGCCGTCTGA
- the topA gene encoding type I DNA topoisomerase, whose protein sequence is MSEPRPRNRLVIVESPTKARTISRFLPPGYQVEASMGHVRDLPSSAAEIPEEIRKESWSRLGVNVEAGFKPVYVVAPGKREVVRRLKAALKQADEVYIATDEDREGESIGWHLVEVLEPRVPVKRMVFHEITEQAIRDALENTRQIDLDLVDAQETRRVLDRLVGYELSPLLWRKIAPRLSAGRVQSVAVRLLVMRERERLDFVAGSYWDLTARLAAAGGAFTAELTSVAERRVAQGRDFDPDTGGLKRGLEGVVLLGEASARRLADAAADASWRVLDVEEKEQSRSPAPPFTTSTLQQEASRKLGLAARETMRIAQSLYENGYITYMRTDSVHLSNEALTAARDAIRRRYGEAYLTASPRRYRQRAKAAQEAHEAIRPAGTQMRTAEEHGLRGVEARLYDLIWKRTVATQMKEARLKTVTARIAARLSDASALADALGDASAGAEPVLGFRASGRTVVFPGYFRAYVEGSDDPEAALDDRDQPLPPLARGAELACEGVQALGHETKPPARYTDASLVKVLEAEGIGRPSTYASIIDTILTRGYARKVGQQLVPTFTAFATTALLERQFRRLVDTEFTAGMEAILDAIAAGERPSDTYLHDFYLGEDGIVRRVEQAMEGIDARAISTVTAAKWDPYVVRVGRYGPYVEGELDGEVKTASLPGDVAPADLTREDLERYLREGNLGDVTLATEPETGEPVLLKRGPFGPYLQLGTGEGAEKPKRVSLPPGVAPHDVTPEMALALIALPKTLGEHPEGGAVDVGIGRYGPYVRHGRTYASLPKDRFVLDVTLDEALELLRRKAQRGGAALRELGVDERTGEVVDVREGRYGPYVKRGKLNASLPKDVSPEEVTLEQALALLDARAQAAAAKGGAKRGRKAAAKGSRTARKAKSSTAQKPARTRTVKGRTTRSGARKTKTA, encoded by the coding sequence TTGTCAGAGCCACGACCCCGCAACCGCCTGGTCATCGTCGAGTCGCCCACCAAGGCGAGGACCATCAGCCGCTTCCTGCCGCCGGGCTACCAGGTAGAGGCCAGCATGGGCCACGTGCGCGACCTGCCCTCCTCCGCGGCCGAGATCCCCGAGGAGATCCGCAAGGAGAGCTGGTCGCGGCTCGGCGTGAACGTCGAGGCCGGCTTCAAGCCCGTCTACGTCGTGGCGCCGGGCAAGCGCGAGGTCGTGCGCCGCCTCAAGGCCGCCCTCAAGCAGGCCGACGAGGTCTACATCGCGACGGACGAGGACCGCGAGGGCGAGTCGATAGGCTGGCACCTCGTCGAGGTGCTCGAGCCCCGGGTGCCCGTGAAGCGGATGGTGTTCCACGAGATCACCGAGCAGGCCATCCGCGACGCCCTGGAGAACACCAGGCAGATCGACCTCGACCTCGTCGACGCCCAGGAGACCAGGCGCGTGCTCGACAGGCTCGTCGGCTACGAGCTGAGCCCCCTGCTGTGGCGCAAGATCGCGCCCCGTCTCTCGGCGGGGCGCGTGCAGAGCGTGGCCGTGCGCCTGCTCGTCATGCGCGAGCGCGAGCGCCTCGACTTCGTCGCCGGCAGCTACTGGGACCTGACCGCCCGGCTCGCCGCCGCGGGCGGCGCCTTCACCGCCGAGCTCACGAGCGTGGCCGAGCGGCGCGTCGCCCAGGGGCGCGACTTCGACCCCGACACGGGCGGCCTGAAGCGCGGCCTCGAGGGCGTCGTCCTGCTGGGCGAGGCGTCCGCGAGGCGCCTGGCCGACGCCGCCGCGGACGCGTCCTGGCGCGTGCTGGACGTCGAGGAGAAGGAGCAGTCGCGCTCCCCCGCCCCGCCGTTCACGACGTCGACGCTGCAGCAGGAGGCCAGCAGGAAGCTCGGCCTCGCGGCCCGCGAGACGATGCGCATCGCGCAGTCGCTGTACGAGAACGGCTACATCACCTACATGCGCACCGACTCGGTGCACCTCTCGAACGAGGCCCTCACGGCGGCGCGCGACGCCATCAGGCGGCGCTACGGCGAGGCGTACCTCACCGCGAGCCCGCGACGCTACCGCCAGCGCGCCAAGGCCGCGCAGGAGGCGCACGAGGCGATACGTCCCGCCGGCACGCAGATGCGCACGGCCGAGGAGCACGGCCTGCGCGGCGTCGAGGCACGCCTCTACGACCTGATCTGGAAGCGCACGGTGGCCACGCAGATGAAGGAGGCGCGCCTGAAGACCGTCACGGCGCGCATCGCGGCGCGCCTGTCCGACGCGTCGGCCCTCGCCGACGCGCTGGGGGACGCGTCCGCCGGCGCCGAGCCCGTGCTCGGCTTCCGCGCCTCGGGCCGCACCGTCGTCTTCCCCGGCTACTTCAGGGCCTACGTCGAGGGCTCCGACGACCCCGAGGCCGCCCTCGACGACCGCGACCAGCCGCTGCCGCCCCTGGCGCGCGGCGCGGAGCTGGCGTGCGAGGGCGTGCAGGCGCTCGGGCACGAGACCAAGCCGCCCGCGCGCTACACCGACGCCAGCCTCGTGAAGGTCCTCGAGGCCGAGGGCATCGGCAGGCCGAGCACCTACGCCTCGATCATCGACACGATCCTCACGCGCGGCTACGCCCGCAAGGTCGGGCAGCAGCTCGTGCCCACGTTCACCGCGTTCGCGACCACGGCGCTCCTCGAGCGGCAGTTCAGGCGCCTCGTCGACACCGAGTTCACCGCCGGCATGGAGGCGATCCTCGACGCCATCGCCGCCGGCGAGCGACCGAGCGACACCTACCTGCACGACTTCTACCTGGGCGAGGACGGCATCGTCAGGCGCGTCGAGCAGGCGATGGAGGGCATCGACGCCCGCGCGATCTCCACGGTCACGGCCGCCAAGTGGGACCCGTACGTCGTGCGCGTGGGGCGCTACGGCCCGTACGTGGAGGGCGAGCTGGACGGGGAGGTGAAGACCGCGTCGCTGCCCGGCGACGTGGCCCCCGCCGACCTCACGCGCGAGGACCTGGAGCGCTACCTGCGCGAGGGCAACCTCGGCGACGTGACCCTCGCCACAGAGCCGGAGACGGGCGAGCCCGTGCTCCTCAAGCGCGGACCGTTCGGCCCCTACCTGCAGCTCGGCACCGGCGAGGGCGCGGAGAAGCCCAAGCGCGTCTCCCTCCCGCCCGGCGTGGCCCCGCACGACGTGACCCCGGAGATGGCCCTGGCGCTCATCGCCCTGCCGAAGACCCTGGGCGAGCACCCCGAGGGCGGCGCCGTCGACGTCGGCATCGGCCGCTACGGGCCCTACGTGCGTCACGGGCGCACCTACGCCTCGCTGCCGAAGGACAGGTTCGTCCTCGACGTGACGCTCGACGAGGCGCTCGAGCTGCTGCGCAGGAAGGCGCAGCGCGGCGGGGCGGCCCTGCGCGAGCTCGGGGTGGACGAGCGCACGGGCGAGGTCGTCGACGTGCGCGAGGGACGCTACGGGCCCTACGTGAAGCGCGGCAAGCTCAACGCCTCCCTGCCCAAGGACGTGTCGCCGGAGGAGGTGACGCTGGAGCAGGCGCTGGCCCTGCTCGACGCGCGCGCCCAGGCCGCCGCGGCCAAGGGCGGCGCCAAGCGGGGGCGGAAGGCCGCCGCCAAGGGGTCGAGGACGGCGCGGAAGGCGAAGTCGTCGACGGCGCAGAAGCCCGCGCGCACGCGGACCGTCAAGGGCCGGACGACGAGGAGCGGCGCCCGCAAGACGAAGACCGCCTGA
- the recO gene encoding DNA repair protein RecO encodes MRRYTVTDGIVIRRKPLPSGDLVVTLLSHEGKWRGVARKGKLPGGNLGKLSLFHDVTLQYYRKRDEDLALITQVQLGGALTGLSRPDVYPYANLLAELVDALTVDVHLGERVHEYLASGLRGLVKHHDPEHVALIYSWRLLGLAGLAPTVSRCARCGSAGPLVAYDPEAGGLECDGCAMRDGPSGGLPPGASASYVGEEGSAELADLVEAPMREALSRPPRARELHWRVLSRHVGYHVRELNSLANLPPAGSAAPVT; translated from the coding sequence GTGCGGCGCTACACCGTCACCGACGGCATCGTCATAAGGCGGAAGCCGCTGCCCAGCGGCGACCTCGTGGTCACGCTGCTGTCGCACGAGGGCAAGTGGCGCGGCGTGGCGCGCAAGGGCAAGCTGCCCGGCGGCAACCTCGGGAAGCTCAGCCTCTTCCACGACGTCACGCTGCAGTACTACCGCAAGCGCGACGAGGACCTGGCCCTCATCACGCAGGTGCAGCTCGGCGGCGCGCTGACCGGGCTGAGCCGACCGGACGTCTACCCGTACGCGAACCTCCTCGCCGAGCTCGTCGACGCCCTCACGGTCGACGTCCACCTCGGCGAGCGGGTGCACGAGTACCTGGCGAGCGGCCTGCGCGGGCTCGTCAAGCACCACGACCCCGAGCACGTGGCCCTGATCTACTCGTGGCGCCTCCTCGGCCTCGCCGGCCTGGCGCCCACCGTGAGCCGCTGCGCGCGCTGCGGGTCCGCCGGCCCGCTCGTCGCCTACGACCCCGAGGCCGGCGGCCTCGAGTGCGACGGCTGCGCGATGCGGGACGGGCCGAGCGGCGGCCTGCCCCCCGGCGCGAGCGCCAGCTACGTCGGCGAGGAGGGGTCCGCCGAGCTCGCCGACCTCGTCGAGGCGCCGATGCGCGAGGCGCTGTCGCGCCCCCCGCGCGCGCGCGAGCTGCACTGGCGCGTGCTCTCCCGCCACGTCGGCTACCACGTGCGCGAGCTGAACAGCCTCGCGAACCTGCCTCCGGCCGGGTCCGCGGCGCCGGTCACGTGA